In Deinococcus detaillensis, the sequence TCTTTACCTATGCGCGCAATCGTCCGTACAATAGCCACCCGCACGCCCGAAGCGGGAAGGTCAACGCGTTCAATCTCACCAGCTTTGAGCTTGGGATCGGCCATGTAGGTTGGGTTGCTGGCCGGCTTGCGGTCGCTCAGCTTGGGCGCGGACACCTGCACGCGGCGGTCTGGGGCCGCTCCGAAGAAATCAAAGCGCAGCGTCTGGGCCTTGAGATCCCAGCTCGCCTGAATCAGCAGCGGGGCGGCTGTGTCGTTGCGAAAACGTAGATTCTTGGACGGAGCGTAGACGGTGGCCTCAAGCCCTGGTGGATCGTAATAAGCGACTTGATGCGAGTGGGCGTGCCGCTCCACCAGAGGCAGGCCCGCCAAATACGCCGCCCGAAAGAGGGTGGTGCTGATCTGGCACACGCCGCCGCCGTCTTCCAGCGCCAGACTGCCGCCTGAAATGATGTAGCCGGGTACGAAGCCGCTCGCCGAGGAGACGTTGCCCAGCTTGGCATTGAAGTTGAAAACAGCGCCTCGCTCCAGCCAACTGCCATTGAGTTTGGCACTGCCCACCCGGATATTGTGAACGCGGAAGTCGGGGCTGCCCACGAAGCTGGAGGTGCCTGTCACGACATGCTCCACTACCCCGCGCTCTTGCAGCACCCTCACACTGCGCGGGGGAGCTTGCAGGGTCAGCGAGACGGGCACGTTTGGTTGCCGCTGCTGAGCTGCTTTTTGAAGCGCTCTTTGGGTGGCTGTGCGCTCCACTTGCCAGCCAGTCTGGCCTTGCGCCACCCACGAGCTGCCCACTTGCCGGAAAAAGGCATTTCTGGGCGTGCGGGTTTCGATCTGCCGGTAGACCTTCTTGAGGGACGCGCTGGATAATTCTCCCTTCCGCAGAGCGGCCACCTGCTCGGCACTGAGGCGCAGTTCAAAGGCGCGGTTCACCAGGGGGCGCGAAATTTGACCACCCACCAGCAGCGGTTCGGGGGCGGTGACTTGGAGTCGGAAAATCTGCCCAGACTGTCCCGCGCTCGGAGCGCTCAGTGCCAAGCTCAAGCCGAACACGCCGAGCGCGGTGAGTGGCCAGGCGGCGAATGGTTTTTTCACATGTTTTCCTCTGCGGGTATCTTAACCTCAACGAAAAGCGGGAAAAGTAGAGGCGAAGTCGCCCCCCTTTTCCCGCCGGTGTGTTGCCCGTCTTACTTGGGCAGCAACACCGTGTCGATGACGTGAATCACGCCGTTGCTGGCCATGATGTCGGTCTTGGTCACGGTGGCGTCGTTGACCATGACCGTGCCGCCGTTCACCATGATCTTGAGGCTGGAGCCTTCAGCGGTGGGCGCACTGGTGATCTTGACCACTTGCGAAGCCATCACGCGGCCCGGCACGACGTGGTAGAGCAGCACCGCCTTGAGCTTGGCCGGATCGTTGAGCAGAGCCTTGAGCTGGTCGGCGGGCACTTTGGCGAAAGCCGCGTTGGTCGGCGCGAACACCGTGAACGGCCCGCCGGTGCTGAGCGTCTGGGTCAAGCCCGCCGCCTGTACCGCCGCCAGCAGCGTGCTGAAGTTGGGATCGTTGGCCACGATGCCGGCAATGCTGTTTCGGGGCGGCATTCCCGCGCCGCCGCCAGCGAGAGCG encodes:
- a CDS encoding VanW family protein, whose amino-acid sequence is MKKPFAAWPLTALGVFGLSLALSAPSAGQSGQIFRLQVTAPEPLLVGGQISRPLVNRAFELRLSAEQVAALRKGELSSASLKKVYRQIETRTPRNAFFRQVGSSWVAQGQTGWQVERTATQRALQKAAQQRQPNVPVSLTLQAPPRSVRVLQERGVVEHVVTGTSSFVGSPDFRVHNIRVGSAKLNGSWLERGAVFNFNAKLGNVSSASGFVPGYIISGGSLALEDGGGVCQISTTLFRAAYLAGLPLVERHAHSHQVAYYDPPGLEATVYAPSKNLRFRNDTAAPLLIQASWDLKAQTLRFDFFGAAPDRRVQVSAPKLSDRKPASNPTYMADPKLKAGEIERVDLPASGVRVAIVRTIARIGKDTGKAEQTDVLRSTYRPWGGTFAVSPNDKRLRR
- a CDS encoding fasciclin domain-containing protein: MLKRTALLTSALLLIPSALAGGGAGMPPRNSIAGIVANDPNFSTLLAAVQAAGLTQTLSTGGPFTVFAPTNAAFAKVPADQLKALLNDPAKLKAVLLYHVVPGRVMASQVVKITSAPTAEGSSLKIMVNGGTVMVNDATVTKTDIMASNGVIHVIDTVLLPK